CTCTGAAAGATTACATCCCGGTCTGGTTGTCGTTGTAAACAGTTTCTTTATTCAAAATCGATGAATGTGTTTGGGGCTTTTTAAGCCCCTTTTTTTGATCTTAAAACTGTTTTAAAGAGAAGGAACCCGGCTTAAATGATCTTCTGCCCAGATGTTACGCATACTGGCTTCTGAGATGTTGCCACCAGAGAGAATCACCAATACTCGTTTTGGTTCAGACTGTTGTTTCAACCATTCGACAACACCACCCATACACATGGCACTGGTCGGTTCAACATGAAGCTTCAACAAGTGTTGCAGCCATTGTGTCCAATAAGCGATATCGTTTTCATTGACCTCAAAAAAGCCATCCAGCTGTTGTATATAGGGGAAGGTAATATTGCCGACCGCCGGAGTTGCTGCTCCATCGGCCAATGTCACGGGCGTTTCGGTTAAGCTTTGAATGCTGCCTTTGCGGCGAGATTCTGCGGCGTCATTGGCGTTTAGTGGCTCACAGCCTATTACTTTGGCTTTGGGTGATAAGGCGCGCGTTGAAATGAAAGTGCCCGATACCAAGCCGCCACCACCACAGGGGGCGAACACAGAATCTACATCACCGATTTCCATTAGTGCTTCAAAGGCTGCTGTGCCTTGGCCTGTAATAATATCTTCATGATTAAACGGTGGGATCCATACTGTGCCCGGCTCTTGGCTGGCTTCCTGAACTGCGGCATCGGCTTCAGCTCGGGTGGCAAAACGTCTTACTTCTGCGCCATAGCTTTCAGTTGCAGCGGCTTTCACTGAGGAGACATTCTGAGTAGTGAATATGGTGGCAGGTATGCCATAAAGCCGGGCGGCGTAGGCCACTGCCTGGGCATGATTGCCTGAGCTATTGGCGACGATCCGTTTCGGGAGCGAATCTGTTTCCGCTAATTTGGTGACGACATTGACCGCACCACGAATTTTAAATGCCCCGATGGTTTGTAAGCATTCAGCCTTGAAATAGATTTCGTGCCCCAGCCACTGATTCAGCAATGAGGATTCAACAACAGGTGTTTCATGAATATAGGGTGCGATACGTCTATGAGCCTGCACTATGTCTGCGATGCTTAAATTCGACATTTAAAGAGATTCCTTTGCTAATTAACCCGTGCTCAGTATGTTGCTCCGAAGCGCTTAGTGCGCTTCGGGATGCAAGTTACGATCAAAGAAATTGGTGATGGTTTTGTACAAATGGATGCCGGTTTCCTTGCCACGAATACTATGCTTCTTACCAGGGTAATCCATCACTTCGAACGGCAGGCTCAGATCTTGAAGGTGCTTATACAAACGAGTGCTGTGAGTGAAAAGCACGTTGTCGTCAGCCATGCCGTGGTAAATCAACAGCTTGCCTTTAAGGTTCTTGGCATAAGGGAACACGGATGAATTGGTGTAGGCATCGGCATTGGTTTTAGGATTGCCCATGTAACGTTCGGTGTAATGTGTGTCATATAATAACCAATCGGTCACTGGTGCGCCGGAAACGCCGGCAGAAAAGTAGTCTCCCGCTTTGAACATTGCCATCAAGGCCATGTAGCCGCCATAGCTGTGACCATAAATACCAATTCGTTGCTTATCAACATAGGGAAGGGTATGCAGGAATTTCACGCCAGCAACCTGGTCTTGAACTTCAATTTCGCCCATGCGCTCGTAAATCGGTTCTTCAAAGGCTTTGCCGCGATAGTTGGAACCGCGATTGTCTACCGTAAACACGATATAGCCTTTGTTTACCCAATGTTGCATTAGCAAGCCGCGCTGCTTATACC
Above is a window of Paraneptunicella aestuarii DNA encoding:
- a CDS encoding serine/threonine dehydratase, translating into MSNLSIADIVQAHRRIAPYIHETPVVESSLLNQWLGHEIYFKAECLQTIGAFKIRGAVNVVTKLAETDSLPKRIVANSSGNHAQAVAYAARLYGIPATIFTTQNVSSVKAAATESYGAEVRRFATRAEADAAVQEASQEPGTVWIPPFNHEDIITGQGTAAFEALMEIGDVDSVFAPCGGGGLVSGTFISTRALSPKAKVIGCEPLNANDAAESRRKGSIQSLTETPVTLADGAATPAVGNITFPYIQQLDGFFEVNENDIAYWTQWLQHLLKLHVEPTSAMCMGGVVEWLKQQSEPKRVLVILSGGNISEASMRNIWAEDHLSRVPSL